One genomic region from Chloroherpetonaceae bacterium encodes:
- a CDS encoding ABC transporter permease produces MRRLIYEINESFRMAFAQIRSNKMRSALTALGVVIGILAVTLMGTAINGIDKGFDRSLSMIGYDVLYVQKWPWTGGNEWWKYRNRRQIKTEYADEIKQIVSETPKTEIALAVPQGVTFRSVKRNENKINSIFVIGTTEEFTQVSSIDLQDGRFFTEVESRGGRPVCVLGFDVADGLFPNESPIDQDVQIAGATFRVIGVFAKQGKFLGLFSWDSQIVMPLSVFKKYYGESQNDRVVVKIKDKNRIEAAKDELTGIMRRVRGLSADKEDDFSLNEQQAFKSTLEPIKSGIALAGLFITGLSLFVGAIGIMNITFVSVKERTKEIGTRKALGARRRTILMQFLIEAVSICLVGGVVGLLIAFLMSLGIGAAFPSFPAEFSVNLVVVGMVASILTGVISGFAPAFSASKLDPVVALRYE; encoded by the coding sequence ATGCGACGACTGATTTATGAAATCAATGAAAGTTTTCGGATGGCCTTTGCGCAAATCCGCTCTAATAAAATGCGCTCAGCACTGACGGCGCTTGGTGTCGTGATTGGGATTTTGGCCGTTACCTTGATGGGTACTGCCATTAATGGCATTGATAAAGGTTTTGACCGAAGCCTTTCAATGATTGGATACGATGTGCTATATGTACAAAAATGGCCTTGGACAGGTGGAAACGAGTGGTGGAAATACAGAAACCGCAGGCAGATAAAAACCGAATATGCCGATGAAATCAAACAAATTGTTTCAGAAACACCCAAAACCGAAATTGCACTCGCGGTTCCGCAAGGCGTGACCTTCCGTTCTGTTAAGCGCAACGAAAACAAAATCAATTCCATTTTTGTGATTGGTACAACCGAAGAGTTCACTCAAGTGTCGTCGATTGATTTGCAAGACGGGCGATTTTTCACCGAGGTAGAATCTCGCGGTGGAAGGCCTGTCTGCGTTCTTGGTTTTGATGTCGCCGATGGGCTTTTCCCCAATGAATCCCCGATTGATCAAGATGTTCAAATTGCTGGCGCAACTTTCCGAGTAATCGGAGTTTTTGCCAAGCAAGGCAAGTTTTTAGGGCTGTTTAGTTGGGATTCACAAATTGTTATGCCCTTGAGCGTCTTTAAGAAGTACTATGGGGAATCTCAGAACGACCGAGTAGTGGTGAAAATCAAAGATAAGAATCGCATCGAAGCCGCTAAAGACGAACTCACCGGCATTATGCGTCGTGTTCGAGGCCTTTCAGCCGATAAAGAGGATGACTTTTCGCTCAACGAACAGCAAGCCTTCAAGAGCACGCTCGAGCCAATTAAATCTGGTATTGCGCTTGCAGGGCTTTTCATTACAGGGCTTTCGCTTTTTGTGGGTGCAATTGGAATTATGAATATCACCTTCGTTAGCGTAAAAGAAAGAACAAAAGAAATTGGAACACGCAAGGCTTTGGGCGCACGCCGGAGAACCATATTGATGCAGTTTCTCATTGAAGCGGTTTCAATTTGTTTGGTTGGCGGGGTTGTAGGGCTTTTGATTGCATTTTTGATGAGCCTTGGAATTGGAGCGGCATTCCCGAGTTTTCCGGCTGAGTTTTCGGTGAACTTGGTTGTTGTCGGTATGGTGGCTTCAATCCTTACAGGCGTGATTTCAGGCTTTGCGCCAGCGTTTTCCGCCTCGAAGCTTGATCCCGTGGTTGCCCTTCGTTATGAGTAA
- a CDS encoding tetratricopeptide repeat protein, with protein MKRIQLTIGFFGLISLLLFAPFSFAAAVDFDEAIEKLLREGKYGEIETLMKARLSQNQNDDEALYYLAIIPIRMGKGPYDEAAQRLEKCISLKPSNANYYHWLGRAYGLKARDAGIFNAVGYLGKIKDAFEKSLELEPNNFEARSEYIQFHGRVPGILGGSFKRAKELAKGFEQYDRVKARLLWAELWGFEEEYGKMKEELNALPIPLPEHAQNHTRQLLRSIGGGLLEREKASDAKDVFLRYIQFFPDEPFGYNGLGRVYYDLGNYSEAIQQFDKAILLDKNIGSQYRLGLIYEKQGEKQKAIQNFEAFLSIARQRDKKQEEDARKRLQTLRSQG; from the coding sequence GTGAAGCGCATTCAACTAACCATTGGATTTTTTGGGCTTATCTCTCTCTTGCTTTTTGCCCCCTTCTCTTTTGCCGCTGCCGTCGATTTCGATGAAGCCATCGAAAAACTTCTGCGCGAAGGCAAATACGGAGAGATTGAAACGCTGATGAAAGCGAGGCTCTCGCAAAACCAAAATGATGACGAAGCGCTTTATTACCTCGCGATTATTCCGATTCGTATGGGGAAAGGGCCGTATGACGAGGCCGCACAACGATTAGAAAAATGCATCTCACTCAAGCCCAGTAACGCGAATTATTATCATTGGTTAGGTAGGGCTTATGGCCTAAAAGCTCGTGATGCCGGTATCTTTAATGCCGTTGGCTACTTGGGAAAAATAAAAGATGCCTTTGAAAAGTCACTTGAACTTGAGCCCAATAATTTTGAAGCCCGTTCTGAATACATCCAATTTCACGGGAGAGTCCCCGGCATTTTAGGCGGAAGTTTCAAAAGAGCAAAAGAACTCGCAAAAGGATTTGAACAATACGATCGCGTGAAAGCTCGGCTTTTATGGGCTGAACTTTGGGGATTCGAAGAAGAGTATGGCAAAATGAAAGAAGAGCTAAATGCCCTTCCAATTCCCCTTCCCGAACATGCACAGAATCACACCCGGCAATTGCTTCGCTCCATTGGTGGTGGGCTTCTTGAACGCGAAAAAGCAAGCGATGCCAAAGATGTTTTTCTTCGCTATATCCAGTTCTTTCCCGATGAACCTTTTGGTTATAACGGGCTTGGGCGTGTGTATTACGATTTAGGTAACTATTCCGAAGCGATTCAGCAGTTTGATAAAGCTATTTTGCTCGATAAAAACATTGGTTCGCAATACCGCTTAGGACTCATTTATGAAAAGCAGGGTGAAAAGCAAAAAGCTATACAAAACTTTGAGGCTTTTTTGAGCATCGCACGACAGCGCGATAAAAAGCAAGAAGAAGATGCCCGTAAACGCTTGCAAACATTGCGCTCACAAGGGTAA
- a CDS encoding ABC transporter ATP-binding protein, translating to MSYAHIRPKGNLVIRIEGVKKEYVMGDEIVRALRGVDLSIYRNEYVAIMGPSGSGKSTMMNLLGCLDTPTSGIYEFNAKSVASMEDDELAEIRNKEIGFVFQTFNLLPRSDALQNVELPLVYAGMPGEKRREQALRALDSVGLASRVHHKPNELSGGQRQRVAIARALVNNPSIILADEPTGNLDTKTSHEIMGIFETLYHQGNTIIVVTHEEDIARHARRIVRLRDGVVESDREITPEEHIAIQVPGLQAVN from the coding sequence ATGAGCTACGCGCATATCCGGCCAAAAGGAAATCTGGTGATTCGGATTGAAGGGGTAAAAAAAGAATATGTTATGGGAGATGAAATCGTTCGCGCACTCCGCGGTGTCGATTTATCCATATACCGAAATGAATATGTCGCGATTATGGGGCCTTCGGGAAGTGGTAAATCAACAATGATGAATCTCTTGGGTTGCCTTGATACGCCTACTTCCGGGATTTACGAATTCAACGCCAAAAGCGTGGCATCGATGGAAGACGACGAACTTGCTGAAATCCGAAATAAAGAAATCGGCTTTGTGTTTCAAACCTTTAATCTTTTGCCCCGCTCCGACGCGCTTCAAAATGTCGAGCTTCCTCTTGTTTATGCTGGTATGCCGGGTGAAAAAAGGCGTGAGCAGGCACTTCGCGCGTTGGATAGCGTCGGCCTTGCTTCGCGTGTGCATCATAAGCCCAATGAACTTTCGGGAGGGCAACGTCAGCGCGTTGCCATTGCACGTGCGCTTGTAAACAATCCATCCATTATCTTAGCCGACGAGCCAACAGGGAACTTGGATACCAAAACAAGCCACGAGATTATGGGAATTTTCGAAACGCTTTACCATCAGGGCAATACCATCATTGTGGTCACGCACGAAGAGGATATTGCGCGTCACGCACGGCGAATTGTTCGCTTGCGCGACGGGGTAGTTGAAAGCGACCGCGAAATCACACCCGAAGAGCATATTGCAATTCAAGTGCCCGGGCTGCAAGCAGTCAATTAA
- a CDS encoding efflux RND transporter periplasmic adaptor subunit → MMTEVATTNFDTSSTTTTKNPFMTQTSTATGGQASPNRKKKRRLYYLIGGVIAVVVIIVVVMMNRKPETGIMVTTEKAAIRTITQIVTATGKVNPEVEVKLSPEASGEIIELPVKEGQKVKKGDLLFRINPLITREVVGQNEAALASAKAQNLQQKARLLQSEEEYRRAQKLFTDKLSSETEYLTAKTNVEVAKANYEASVFDIQRLESSLRQAREQLSRTSVFAPMNGTVSLLSAKLGERVVGTATMAGTEIMRVADLGKMEVRVDVNENDIVNVKIGDTARVGVDAYPNRKFTGVVYEIANTARTTGLGTQEEVTNFTVKIRIIDHELLLRPGMSATADIETKSVSNVVTVPIQSVTVRAGEGGLSAEEVNRKREEQLKQSGGDAEAVNEKMKAQQEKADKAKFNRVVFVKSGDIVLSKTVETGIADNSYIEIKSGINDNDEVVSGPYRAISRELRDSSKVSMEVKEQKKK, encoded by the coding sequence ATGATGACCGAAGTCGCAACAACGAATTTTGATACGTCTTCAACAACGACAACCAAAAATCCATTTATGACACAAACTTCTACCGCAACGGGAGGGCAAGCCTCTCCGAATCGAAAGAAAAAGAGACGTTTATATTATTTGATAGGTGGGGTAATTGCCGTCGTTGTCATTATCGTTGTGGTGATGATGAATCGCAAACCGGAAACAGGCATTATGGTTACAACTGAAAAAGCTGCGATTCGCACCATTACCCAAATTGTTACAGCGACAGGAAAAGTTAACCCTGAAGTTGAAGTGAAGCTTTCACCAGAAGCCTCCGGTGAAATCATTGAACTTCCGGTGAAGGAAGGTCAAAAGGTGAAGAAGGGAGATTTACTCTTTAGAATCAACCCACTCATCACACGTGAAGTGGTTGGTCAAAATGAAGCCGCACTTGCTTCCGCAAAGGCGCAGAATTTGCAGCAAAAGGCGCGTCTTTTGCAAAGTGAAGAAGAGTATCGAAGAGCGCAAAAACTCTTTACAGATAAGCTTTCATCAGAAACAGAATATTTAACTGCAAAAACGAATGTTGAAGTTGCTAAGGCGAATTATGAAGCGTCAGTTTTTGACATTCAGCGTCTTGAAAGTTCACTCCGTCAGGCAAGAGAGCAGCTTTCAAGAACATCGGTTTTTGCGCCAATGAATGGCACGGTCAGCTTGCTTTCTGCAAAGCTTGGTGAGCGTGTGGTCGGAACGGCAACAATGGCCGGTACGGAGATTATGCGAGTGGCTGATTTGGGCAAGATGGAAGTTCGGGTTGATGTCAATGAAAATGATATTGTGAATGTGAAAATAGGCGATACTGCTCGTGTGGGTGTTGATGCATACCCAAATCGTAAATTTACTGGGGTAGTGTATGAAATTGCCAATACCGCAAGAACCACGGGGCTTGGAACTCAAGAAGAAGTCACAAACTTCACGGTAAAGATTCGTATTATCGATCATGAACTTTTGCTTCGCCCCGGGATGAGCGCAACGGCTGATATCGAAACCAAGAGCGTTTCTAATGTCGTTACTGTTCCGATACAAAGTGTTACTGTTCGCGCGGGTGAAGGTGGCTTGAGCGCAGAGGAAGTTAACCGCAAGCGTGAAGAGCAATTAAAACAAAGTGGAGGCGATGCAGAGGCTGTGAATGAAAAAATGAAGGCACAGCAAGAAAAGGCCGATAAAGCAAAATTCAATCGCGTGGTGTTTGTAAAGTCGGGTGATATTGTTCTTTCAAAAACGGTTGAAACCGGTATTGCTGATAATTCATACATCGAAATCAAATCCGGAATCAATGATAATGATGAAGTGGTTTCTGGGCCATACCGTGCCATTAGCCGTGAACTTCGCGATAGCAGCAAGGTTTCGATGGAAGTGAAAGAGCAGAAGAAAAAATAA
- a CDS encoding TolC family protein codes for MQHCSTKFLNRYKISSQTQSIGGFRTLLRGFQLFFAILIMGTAVLPSNLVTLKAQSNSTSKIETMTEVRRLTLQECIRLGIDTSFSVIRAKNQLDLTGSQLLSAYGNFLPNLSVNANYTPYNLNNSIQNSFPFVLVNNQTESANFAINSSLNLFNGFADYAGLQQAIANETAQTYTLERAKQDIAFDVAQAYLQILLNQELLKIAQENLKSSQERLRQLKEQTRVGSRAIADLYQQEAQVGADELSVIRNENLVRNSKLALLRRIRLDPIKDYEFVAPEVDTIRLESTFLDPNTLVDSAYVNRSDIQSAMAASDAAEFGIMQAQSSYFPRLNLNLGINSNGLAIKNRGQDSVQFPTIFNQLTNQISYRVTISLSWNIFDGFQRELQVEQAQINAKNTKLNLEDLKLQVVTQVKQSIGDYQAAVQQVESSEKGLKSAKQAYETVQKRYEVGSSTFVELASAQAALVRAQSDRAQALFNFTFQKKILEYFLGTISIGDELKN; via the coding sequence ATGCAGCATTGTTCTACGAAGTTTCTCAATAGATATAAGATTTCCTCACAAACCCAAAGCATTGGTGGTTTCCGTACCCTTTTGCGAGGTTTTCAATTATTTTTTGCCATTCTGATAATGGGAACAGCGGTTCTGCCCTCCAATCTCGTTACGCTGAAGGCTCAGAGTAACTCAACATCCAAGATTGAAACAATGACTGAAGTGAGGCGGTTAACCTTGCAAGAATGTATTCGTCTTGGAATAGACACCTCATTTTCGGTGATTCGTGCAAAGAATCAATTGGATCTAACAGGTTCACAATTGCTTTCTGCTTACGGAAATTTCTTGCCTAATCTTTCGGTCAATGCAAATTATACCCCTTACAACTTGAATAATTCTATTCAAAACTCTTTTCCTTTTGTTCTTGTAAACAATCAAACAGAATCCGCAAATTTTGCTATCAATAGTTCGCTAAATTTATTCAACGGATTTGCCGATTATGCGGGTCTTCAACAAGCAATCGCCAATGAAACCGCGCAAACCTACACGCTTGAACGAGCCAAGCAAGATATTGCTTTCGATGTCGCACAAGCCTATTTGCAAATTCTACTTAATCAAGAACTTTTGAAAATTGCGCAAGAAAACTTGAAGTCATCGCAAGAGCGGCTGCGCCAATTAAAAGAGCAAACACGGGTTGGTTCGAGAGCAATTGCCGATTTGTATCAGCAAGAAGCACAAGTGGGAGCCGATGAACTTTCTGTCATTCGAAATGAAAATTTAGTTCGCAATAGCAAATTGGCGTTGCTTCGAAGAATCCGACTTGACCCCATTAAAGACTATGAATTTGTTGCACCTGAAGTGGATACGATTCGGCTCGAGAGTACCTTCTTAGACCCCAACACTTTAGTTGATTCAGCTTATGTCAATCGTTCAGATATACAAAGTGCGATGGCTGCGTCTGATGCGGCTGAATTTGGAATCATGCAAGCACAAAGCAGCTATTTTCCTAGGCTGAATTTAAATCTAGGAATCAATTCAAATGGTTTGGCAATCAAGAATAGAGGTCAGGATTCAGTACAATTCCCAACCATTTTTAATCAATTGACAAATCAAATTAGTTATCGTGTAACAATTTCACTTAGTTGGAACATATTCGATGGATTTCAGCGCGAATTGCAAGTGGAACAAGCGCAAATAAATGCCAAGAACACGAAATTGAATCTTGAAGATCTTAAGCTTCAAGTGGTAACACAGGTCAAGCAATCGATTGGCGATTATCAAGCAGCGGTGCAACAGGTTGAAAGCAGCGAAAAGGGACTTAAATCGGCGAAACAAGCCTACGAAACCGTTCAAAAACGCTATGAAGTGGGTTCTTCCACATTTGTTGAATTGGCATCGGCTCAAGCGGCGTTGGTTCGTGCTCAATCAGACCGTGCACAAGCGCTCTTTAATTTTACTTTCCAAAAGAAAATTCTTGAATACTTCTTGGGCACCATCAGCATTGGTGATGAATTAAAAAACTAA
- a CDS encoding alpha/beta family hydrolase, with protein MSTGQPLNKTPDQTPSQSLSQPLMIEGDAGKLEAILNPAERPKFLAVVCHPHPLYQGTMHNKVAVTIARALVETGGAVLRFNFRGVMQSEGTYDHGNGEIRDAERAIEFMLMTYRKFDVPFILAGFSFGAWVGLRHGAANTHVSHLIGLGVPMRLFDPEREMVNLTTCTKPKFLLCGERDEFSPMEKLKPFLDSVAEPKTVEIMPDADHFFTGRQHEVKALIETWVKNYV; from the coding sequence ATGAGTACGGGTCAACCACTGAACAAAACGCCGGACCAAACGCCGAGTCAATCGCTCTCGCAGCCATTAATGATTGAAGGCGACGCCGGCAAATTGGAAGCCATCTTAAACCCCGCCGAGCGCCCAAAGTTTCTGGCTGTGGTTTGCCACCCGCATCCACTCTACCAAGGCACAATGCACAATAAAGTGGCCGTAACCATTGCCCGCGCCTTGGTTGAAACAGGCGGCGCGGTGCTGCGCTTTAATTTTCGGGGTGTGATGCAAAGCGAAGGCACTTATGACCACGGCAATGGCGAAATACGCGATGCCGAGCGGGCAATCGAATTTATGCTGATGACTTACCGCAAATTTGATGTGCCCTTCATTCTTGCGGGCTTTTCCTTTGGCGCGTGGGTTGGGCTCCGACACGGCGCAGCGAACACACATGTCTCGCATTTGATTGGACTTGGCGTTCCAATGCGACTTTTCGATCCGGAGCGTGAAATGGTGAACCTCACCACCTGCACAAAACCGAAGTTTCTTTTGTGCGGTGAGCGCGATGAATTCTCTCCAATGGAAAAGCTAAAACCGTTTTTAGATTCCGTTGCCGAACCCAAAACGGTGGAAATCATGCCCGATGCCGATCATTTCTTCACCGGCCGCCAGCACGAAGTCAAAGCACTTATTGAAACTTGGGTCAAGAATTACGTTTAA
- the ubiE gene encoding bifunctional demethylmenaquinone methyltransferase/2-methoxy-6-polyprenyl-1,4-benzoquinol methylase UbiE, with protein MPEKPLPVETLVSSKSRDGVQTMFNEIAPKYDFLNHALSFGNDYYWRFRTRYLASQLMKKINKPEILDVATGTGDLAIALRKVKGARVTGVDFSEEMLAIARKKNHDIAFISGDALNLQFPSERFDLVTAGFGVRNFEDLSRGLKEFHRVLKPGGYTLIIEPMIPTSPLIRQAYLAYFKKVLPKVASLFGGSSFAYDYLPKSVEKFPQGEAFLKELGKAGFRSGKVITMTLETAVLYLGEK; from the coding sequence ATGCCCGAAAAACCGCTTCCTGTCGAAACGCTGGTCAGCTCGAAATCGCGCGACGGCGTTCAGACAATGTTCAATGAAATTGCCCCGAAGTATGATTTTTTGAATCACGCCTTAAGTTTTGGAAATGATTATTACTGGCGGTTTCGAACGCGTTACCTCGCCTCTCAATTGATGAAAAAGATCAATAAGCCGGAAATCTTAGATGTTGCTACGGGCACCGGCGATCTCGCCATTGCATTGCGAAAAGTAAAGGGAGCGCGTGTCACGGGAGTCGATTTCTCCGAAGAAATGCTCGCCATTGCTCGAAAGAAAAATCACGACATTGCATTCATTTCGGGCGATGCGCTCAACCTACAATTTCCGTCGGAGCGGTTCGATTTGGTCACCGCCGGTTTTGGCGTGCGCAATTTTGAAGATTTAAGCCGTGGGCTGAAGGAATTTCATCGTGTGCTGAAGCCCGGCGGATATACCCTCATTATTGAACCAATGATTCCTACCTCGCCCTTGATTCGCCAAGCGTATTTAGCCTACTTCAAAAAAGTGTTGCCAAAGGTGGCCTCGCTTTTTGGTGGGTCATCTTTTGCTTATGATTATTTGCCCAAGTCGGTTGAAAAATTTCCGCAAGGCGAAGCGTTCTTAAAAGAACTTGGCAAGGCGGGATTTCGCTCCGGCAAAGTCATCACAATGACCCTCGAAACCGCGGTGCTTTATTTAGGCGAAAAATAA
- the hisI gene encoding phosphoribosyl-AMP cyclohydrolase, giving the protein MAVKSVFPALDDKTRALFDQTFLDAVRYDAAGLVPVVAQDAENGKVLMLAYANRESLEITLREKKACYWSRSRKELWLKGATSGHFQHIKEILIDCDGDAIIYKVIQDTAACHTGFESCFFRKVTDVGTLEAEGDLKFDAQTVYGKKG; this is encoded by the coding sequence ATGGCCGTAAAATCCGTTTTTCCTGCGCTCGACGACAAAACACGCGCGCTTTTTGATCAAACTTTCCTTGACGCCGTCCGCTACGACGCCGCAGGGCTCGTACCCGTGGTTGCGCAAGATGCCGAAAACGGGAAAGTGCTTATGCTCGCCTATGCCAACCGCGAAAGTTTGGAAATCACGCTTCGCGAAAAAAAGGCGTGCTATTGGAGCAGAAGCAGAAAAGAATTGTGGCTCAAAGGCGCAACCAGCGGCCATTTTCAACACATCAAAGAAATTCTTATCGATTGCGATGGCGATGCCATCATCTACAAAGTCATTCAAGATACAGCGGCTTGCCACACCGGTTTTGAATCGTGCTTTTTCCGCAAGGTTACAGATGTTGGAACACTCGAAGCGGAGGGTGATTTAAAATTTGATGCACAAACCGTTTACGGAAAAAAAGGATAA
- a CDS encoding 4Fe-4S binding protein: MRSVTSEAESKSVRRQRQAVQAIFVFINLVLIDTRLPSLTWAVIGGVFWTAIIVITITNGPIVCSWVCWLGAAQDWAEPLAKRRWKLSPSFWRGFMLAVAVLWAPFSWLIRPELLNSIAIPFGFDYTDLQAHFLQAGFFLVVGLSVAVLGKRGACLHFCPLLMVSRMMRMKNFFSSLRIRQLFGKPIVLNAVVPKADS, encoded by the coding sequence ATGCGAAGTGTGACATCGGAAGCGGAGTCGAAATCCGTGCGTCGGCAGCGTCAAGCTGTACAGGCGATATTCGTTTTTATCAACTTGGTGCTGATTGATACGCGGCTTCCGAGTCTCACTTGGGCGGTCATTGGCGGCGTTTTTTGGACCGCGATCATCGTAATTACCATTACCAACGGTCCAATCGTATGCAGTTGGGTCTGTTGGCTTGGGGCGGCGCAAGATTGGGCAGAGCCGCTTGCCAAAAGGCGTTGGAAACTAAGCCCAAGTTTTTGGCGTGGTTTCATGCTTGCGGTTGCGGTGCTTTGGGCACCCTTTTCGTGGCTTATTCGTCCGGAGCTTTTGAATTCTATTGCGATTCCCTTTGGATTTGATTACACCGATTTGCAAGCGCATTTTTTACAAGCAGGTTTTTTCCTCGTGGTTGGGTTATCGGTAGCTGTTTTAGGCAAGCGTGGGGCGTGTTTGCATTTCTGCCCACTCTTAATGGTTTCGAGAATGATGCGCATGAAAAACTTTTTTTCTTCGTTACGGATACGTCAGCTTTTTGGTAAGCCTATTGTGCTCAATGCGGTTGTACCTAAAGCTGATTCATAA